One genomic segment of uncultured Desulfobacter sp. includes these proteins:
- a CDS encoding ATP-dependent RecD-like DNA helicase — protein sequence MITISGTLSKVTFQNPENHYTVCRVSVPKVADAITVVGHLPGVAQGERLKLKGTWTSHPKYGEQFKAASFEVTLPSSRAGIRKYLSSGIIPGINQNLADRIVDTFGEQTLEIIENEPDQLLDVYGIGKTKQKMIETAWNNHHSVRRVMEMLQGTCIDSTKAAAILKTYGNHALDVLTQDPFRIARDIPGIGFAAVDELARELGTEREDEERLKACLVCRLMDLEQDGHVFEKKEDLIRACIQRAGVSEEQLLDALGSLDGDNDVVIEKDQVYLAPLHKAEAGISRRIKALLSMPNPDFRVDEDLIQGQVLSAMAVQLSQEQLDVVTRIMGCKISIITGGPGTGKTTLIKALCVVFKTLRLKVMLSAPTGRAARRLSEVTGRGAKTLHKLLGFNQDTGTFERDFTNPLDLDLLVVDEVSMVDTQLMYRLVEALPAGANLILVGDTFQLPSVGPGNVLSDIIDSAQVTVFPLTRIFRQAQKSPIVMHAHSIRNGQMPDIKSAKPDQPSQFYFIETSTPARVADTICELCAQRIPKAFPHIRETQVLTPMHKGEAGTISLNQRLQTVLNDAPGGIESHGHTFKTGDKVMHLKNNYDKEVFNGDIGRVIEADKSTGQVLVDYEGRTVAYDLPELDELTLAYAVSVHKSQGSEYDAVVIALTTAHFPLLQRNLLYTAMTRGKFLVIIVGSTRAFKTAFDNNRTALRRSGLKDRLKENV from the coding sequence ATGATCACCATCAGCGGTACCCTGTCCAAGGTTACATTCCAGAACCCTGAAAATCATTACACCGTATGTCGTGTGTCAGTGCCCAAGGTGGCCGATGCCATCACCGTGGTGGGGCATCTGCCCGGTGTGGCCCAGGGAGAGCGACTCAAACTCAAGGGCACATGGACCAGCCATCCTAAATACGGAGAGCAGTTTAAGGCAGCCTCGTTTGAAGTCACCCTGCCCTCCTCCAGGGCAGGTATTCGAAAATACCTAAGCTCCGGTATCATTCCCGGCATTAACCAGAACCTGGCCGACAGGATCGTAGATACTTTTGGGGAACAGACCTTAGAAATCATTGAAAATGAGCCGGACCAACTTCTTGATGTATACGGGATCGGCAAGACCAAACAAAAAATGATTGAAACGGCCTGGAATAACCACCATTCAGTGCGGCGGGTCATGGAAATGCTGCAGGGTACCTGCATTGATTCGACCAAGGCCGCAGCTATTCTTAAAACATATGGAAACCACGCCCTGGACGTGTTGACCCAGGATCCATTTCGCATTGCCCGGGACATTCCTGGCATTGGTTTTGCTGCTGTGGATGAACTGGCAAGGGAACTTGGTACGGAAAGGGAGGATGAAGAAAGGCTTAAAGCCTGTCTGGTCTGCCGTTTGATGGACCTGGAGCAGGACGGCCATGTGTTTGAAAAAAAAGAAGATCTGATCCGGGCCTGTATTCAAAGGGCGGGGGTATCTGAGGAACAACTTTTAGATGCACTCGGGAGTCTGGATGGGGATAACGACGTAGTGATTGAAAAGGACCAGGTGTATCTTGCGCCTTTACATAAGGCTGAAGCCGGTATTTCCCGGCGGATCAAGGCGCTTTTATCCATGCCCAATCCAGATTTTCGCGTTGATGAAGATTTAATCCAGGGACAGGTGCTCTCCGCCATGGCTGTTCAGTTATCCCAGGAGCAACTGGATGTGGTGACCCGGATTATGGGATGCAAAATTTCCATTATCACCGGCGGGCCCGGCACAGGGAAAACCACATTGATAAAGGCACTGTGCGTTGTATTCAAAACCCTTCGCCTGAAGGTGATGCTTTCCGCCCCCACGGGGCGGGCCGCCCGGCGTCTATCCGAAGTGACCGGACGAGGGGCCAAAACCCTTCACAAACTTTTGGGGTTTAACCAGGACACGGGGACCTTTGAACGTGACTTCACCAATCCTTTGGACCTGGACCTTCTGGTGGTGGATGAGGTTTCCATGGTGGATACCCAGCTCATGTACCGTCTGGTCGAGGCCCTGCCGGCCGGAGCCAATCTGATTCTGGTGGGGGACACTTTTCAACTGCCTTCGGTAGGGCCGGGTAATGTGTTATCGGATATTATTGATTCGGCACAGGTGACGGTGTTTCCTTTGACCCGGATTTTCCGTCAGGCCCAAAAAAGCCCCATTGTCATGCATGCCCACAGTATCAGAAACGGACAGATGCCGGACATAAAATCGGCAAAGCCGGACCAACCCTCCCAATTTTATTTTATTGAAACCAGCACCCCGGCCCGTGTGGCTGACACCATCTGTGAGCTGTGTGCCCAAAGAATACCAAAGGCCTTTCCACACATCCGGGAAACCCAGGTGCTCACCCCCATGCACAAGGGAGAGGCCGGTACCATCAGCCTGAACCAACGGCTACAGACTGTTTTAAATGACGCACCCGGTGGTATTGAGTCCCATGGTCACACCTTTAAAACCGGTGATAAGGTCATGCACCTGAAAAATAATTATGACAAAGAGGTGTTCAACGGGGATATCGGACGGGTGATAGAGGCGGATAAATCCACAGGCCAGGTGCTTGTGGATTATGAGGGCAGGACCGTTGCCTATGATCTGCCGGAACTGGACGAACTGACCCTGGCCTATGCGGTCTCCGTTCATAAATCCCAGGGCTCGGAATATGACGCGGTTGTCATTGCCCTGACCACGGCCCATTTTCCGCTTTTGCAGAGAAATCTGCTGTATACGGCCATGACTCGTGGAAAATTCCTTGTCATTATTGTGGGATCCACCCGGGCTTTTAAAACGGCCTTTGACAATAACAGGACCGCTTTGCGGCGGTCCGGACTGAAAGATCGTCTGAAGGAAAACGTATGA
- the gmhB gene encoding D-glycero-beta-D-manno-heptose 1,7-bisphosphate 7-phosphatase yields MTRYTVFLDRDGVINHDSDAYIKHPDEFHFIPKSPDAIALLNAAGFQVILITNQSAVGRGMISGRTLDAILKKMTHGVEQAGGRIKDIFFCPHTPDQGCDCRKPKPGMILQAVACHGIDLKKSFMVGDSSKDIECGKNAGCAKTILVKTGNGEKALAALTKKGLVPDFIAKDLYEAACWITTNFSSGNMTS; encoded by the coding sequence ATGACGAGATATACTGTTTTTTTGGATCGGGACGGTGTGATCAACCATGATTCCGATGCTTATATCAAACATCCGGACGAATTCCATTTCATTCCCAAAAGTCCGGACGCCATTGCCCTTTTGAATGCTGCCGGTTTCCAGGTGATTCTGATCACCAACCAATCGGCTGTAGGCCGCGGCATGATATCCGGCCGGACCCTTGATGCCATTTTAAAAAAAATGACCCATGGAGTGGAACAGGCCGGTGGCCGAATCAAGGATATATTCTTTTGTCCGCATACCCCGGACCAGGGATGCGATTGTCGAAAACCCAAGCCCGGAATGATTCTTCAGGCTGTAGCATGCCATGGCATTGATTTGAAAAAATCCTTTATGGTAGGGGATTCCTCCAAAGATATTGAGTGCGGCAAGAATGCCGGATGTGCCAAAACCATCCTGGTTAAAACCGGCAACGGGGAAAAGGCCTTGGCCGCTTTGACAAAAAAAGGGCTTGTCCCCGATTTTATTGCCAAAGATCTTTACGAGGCCGCCTGTTGGATAACCACTAATTTTTCGTCCGGCAATATGACTTCATGA
- a CDS encoding YdgA family protein, which yields MKKLLIILICLAIVCAAGLPIANGIVMERTIRSAVEENNNKTAKTGTGFRMKILEYDRGLFSSRVKWCIQNPNGFPGRETAQLVLVDQGAHGFFSVNSQTNLEENPWYMQWVNTNLNGKDPLSIQSRFSLTGTMGSTIHMNAFSIENRKKMIDVHALDLNVSTGKGFETLDAKGRWEGLSQGSELLMGPVTFTSDLYQLTDMIWAGKNTFSLEQLKINDGKSDPVNLSGLTINFDTSTSEDKKSITMATDFHVDRIELGGKPLSDWAATLKLKQMDTASFEQLMVLYSDIMTQAGQQLEKTDGKPGDFQEILKDEMARNTPQLMSALNGLLKKDLGMEITGLDIDLPEGKVSGSLDLSLKKDLDPSNIFILAIQPDMMFSFFDLDAQLSLPYALAGGFPNLTEPLLPGMATGLFVIKDDLLSLDMHIKEEKLFLNGNQVVLNQ from the coding sequence ATGAAAAAATTATTGATCATTTTAATCTGCCTGGCTATTGTCTGTGCTGCCGGGCTGCCCATTGCCAACGGCATCGTCATGGAACGTACGATTAGATCAGCTGTTGAGGAAAATAACAACAAAACAGCCAAAACCGGAACAGGTTTTCGGATGAAAATCCTTGAATATGATCGGGGCCTGTTTTCTTCCCGTGTTAAGTGGTGTATTCAGAATCCCAATGGTTTTCCCGGAAGAGAGACGGCGCAACTGGTGCTTGTAGACCAGGGAGCACACGGTTTTTTCAGTGTGAATTCACAAACAAATCTTGAAGAAAATCCCTGGTACATGCAATGGGTGAACACCAATCTGAACGGCAAAGATCCGTTGTCCATCCAGAGCCGGTTTTCCCTTACAGGCACCATGGGTTCCACAATACATATGAACGCTTTTTCCATTGAAAATAGGAAAAAAATGATTGATGTTCATGCCTTGGATCTTAACGTTTCTACGGGAAAGGGGTTTGAGACCCTGGATGCAAAAGGCCGGTGGGAAGGATTGTCCCAGGGCAGTGAATTGCTGATGGGACCGGTCACGTTTACATCGGATTTGTACCAACTCACAGACATGATCTGGGCCGGAAAAAATACATTTTCACTGGAACAGCTGAAAATAAATGACGGGAAATCAGATCCCGTAAATCTTTCAGGCCTCACCATCAACTTTGACACAAGTACGTCCGAGGATAAAAAATCCATAACCATGGCCACGGATTTTCATGTGGACCGCATTGAACTGGGCGGCAAGCCTTTGTCGGACTGGGCAGCCACCCTTAAACTTAAACAGATGGATACGGCATCCTTTGAACAATTGATGGTCCTGTATTCAGACATAATGACCCAAGCAGGCCAACAACTTGAAAAAACAGACGGCAAGCCCGGTGATTTCCAGGAAATCTTAAAGGATGAAATGGCCCGAAACACGCCACAACTCATGTCCGCGCTCAATGGTTTGCTCAAAAAGGATCTGGGCATGGAAATTACCGGCCTGGATATCGATCTGCCCGAGGGAAAGGTGTCCGGAAGCCTGGACCTTAGCCTGAAAAAGGACTTGGACCCCTCTAATATTTTTATTTTGGCCATACAACCGGACATGATGTTTTCATTTTTTGACCTGGATGCTCAACTGAGCCTGCCCTATGCCCTTGCAGGCGGTTTCCCTAACCTGACTGAACCGCTGTTACCGGGGATGGCCACCGGATTGTTTGTTATTAAAGACGACCTTTTGTCCCTTGATATGCACATCAAGGAAGAAAAACTGTTTCTCAACGGTAACCAGGTGGTACTGAATCAGTAG